The Vibrio agarivorans genome window below encodes:
- a CDS encoding penicillin-binding transpeptidase domain-containing protein, translating into MTAKSRTKKKAEPEKEPTQAESPLIRWRFYLVLGAIFCVFTALVGRIGYIQIVEPDNLIRQGDMRSVRAKTLHSARGIISDRNGEPLAVSVPVEAVWADPYTIFKEDGLSDIERWYALADVLGIEREGMLERISANPSRRFVYLQRQVSPAMANYIRELKLAGVGLKAESRRYYPSGEVSAHLIGVTGIDGHGLEGVERSYDKWLSGEAGKRIIRKDRYGRVVENIALEEREEGKSLDLTIDQRLQAIAYRAIKQSVADHRATSGSAVLLDVKTGAVLAMVNAPSYNPNNRNDLQSFKMRNRVITDAFEPGSTIKPFVVLAALQNGTVDYDTVIDTGNGIMPLGGSRVRDTSKVGKADLTTILKKSSNIAVAKMALDMPLEDLLDMYSNVGFGQTSGLNLIGESTGIFPNRRRWSQFEIATLAFGYGLSITPLQLAHAYATLGNYGEYQPVHIIENNQQDLSRQVIDPEHAKNVLAMLETVTQPGGTATRAAVPGYRVAAKTGTSRKAAAGGYSDEYFAYTAGVAPASDPRLALVVVVNEPQGDNYYGGSVAGPVFADIMKGALQILNITPDENRFKNE; encoded by the coding sequence ATGACCGCTAAGTCACGTACCAAAAAGAAAGCAGAGCCTGAAAAAGAGCCTACCCAAGCTGAATCGCCACTCATTAGATGGCGATTCTATCTTGTATTGGGTGCTATTTTCTGCGTTTTTACTGCGCTTGTCGGCCGAATCGGCTACATACAAATTGTTGAACCTGACAACTTGATTCGTCAGGGGGACATGCGCTCTGTTCGCGCTAAAACACTCCATTCTGCTCGAGGAATTATTTCTGACCGAAATGGTGAGCCACTCGCGGTGAGTGTGCCGGTTGAGGCAGTGTGGGCGGATCCTTACACCATTTTCAAAGAAGACGGCTTGAGCGATATTGAGCGTTGGTATGCCTTGGCAGATGTACTTGGTATCGAGCGTGAAGGAATGCTTGAGCGTATCTCCGCAAACCCTAGTCGCCGCTTTGTTTATCTTCAACGTCAAGTGAGCCCAGCCATGGCGAACTATATACGCGAGCTAAAGCTGGCCGGTGTTGGATTGAAAGCGGAGTCTAGACGCTATTACCCTTCAGGGGAGGTGAGTGCTCACCTTATTGGTGTGACAGGCATTGACGGCCATGGCCTCGAAGGTGTTGAGCGCAGTTACGACAAGTGGCTATCAGGCGAAGCGGGTAAACGCATTATCCGTAAAGATCGTTATGGTCGAGTGGTTGAAAATATTGCCCTTGAAGAGCGAGAAGAGGGTAAGTCTCTTGATCTTACGATTGATCAGCGCCTACAGGCGATTGCTTACCGAGCGATCAAACAATCGGTTGCCGATCACCGAGCGACGTCTGGCTCTGCCGTGCTCCTCGATGTAAAAACGGGCGCTGTGCTTGCGATGGTTAATGCCCCCTCGTATAACCCAAACAACCGTAACGACCTGCAAAGCTTTAAAATGCGTAACCGCGTTATCACTGATGCGTTTGAGCCGGGCTCAACAATCAAACCCTTTGTGGTTTTGGCTGCTTTGCAAAACGGCACGGTTGATTACGATACGGTGATTGATACAGGCAATGGCATCATGCCACTGGGTGGAAGCCGTGTGCGTGATACTTCCAAGGTGGGCAAGGCTGACCTCACGACGATTTTGAAAAAGTCGAGCAACATCGCAGTCGCGAAAATGGCTCTAGATATGCCGTTAGAAGACCTTCTCGATATGTACAGTAACGTTGGGTTTGGTCAAACGTCTGGCCTAAACTTGATCGGTGAGAGTACGGGTATTTTTCCCAACCGCCGCCGTTGGTCACAGTTTGAAATTGCGACACTTGCCTTTGGTTACGGACTCTCAATCACACCACTTCAATTGGCTCACGCATACGCGACCTTGGGCAACTATGGTGAGTATCAGCCGGTTCATATTATCGAGAACAATCAGCAAGACTTATCACGCCAAGTGATTGACCCAGAACATGCAAAGAATGTCTTAGCGATGCTAGAAACGGTCACTCAACCTGGTGGCACTGCCACTCGAGCAGCTGTACCTGGTTACCGTGTGGCGGCAAAAACGGGAACATCTCGAAAAGCCGCAGCGGGTGGCTATAGTGATGAATATTTTGCCTACACTGCCGGGGTGGCTCCTGCCAGTGACCCTCGCTTAGCGCTGGTGGTCGTGGTCAATGAACCACAAGGTGATAACTACTATGGTGGTTCCGTCGCAGGCCCTGTCTTTGCAGACATAATGAAAGGGGCGTTACAAATCTTGAATATAACGCCTGATGAAAATCGTTTTAAGAACGAGTAA
- the ftsL gene encoding cell division protein FtsL → MSNNAPNLAKVIAMDVLTAGRVPLLLMLTLLVSAMGVVFVTHQSRTAITDKDVALVERERLGNEWRNLLLEETALAEHSRVEQLAIQELEMKRPDADKEVLVSLK, encoded by the coding sequence ATGAGCAACAACGCGCCAAACCTCGCCAAAGTTATTGCCATGGATGTGCTCACTGCAGGGCGCGTTCCGTTGTTGCTTATGTTGACGCTACTCGTGAGTGCGATGGGGGTGGTATTTGTTACTCACCAATCTCGCACCGCAATTACTGATAAAGATGTCGCTCTGGTTGAGCGTGAGCGCCTAGGCAATGAATGGCGCAACTTACTGCTGGAGGAAACAGCCCTAGCAGAGCATAGCCGAGTTGAGCAACTCGCCATTCAAGAGCTAGAAATGAAGCGACCAGATGCAGATAAGGAAGTCTTGGTATCTCTAAAATGA
- the rsmH gene encoding 16S rRNA (cytosine(1402)-N(4))-methyltransferase RsmH has translation MSESFQHISVLLNESIDGLAIKPDGVYIDGTFGRGGHSRTILSKLGENGRLYSIDRDPQAIAEAGKIDDPRFTIIHGPFSGMAEYAQQYGLVGKVDGVLLDLGVSSPQLDDAERGFSFMKDGPLDMRMDPTSGISVAQWLMEADLDDITWVIREFGEDKHARRIAKAIVAYRENEENEPLTRTGQLAKLISDAAPKSFKEKKHPATRAFQAFRIYINSELEEIDTALKGAASILAPQGRLSVISFHSLEDRMVKRFIRKESRGPEVPHGIPMTEAQISALGSANLKAASKAIKPSKEEVEMNPRSRSSVLRLAEKL, from the coding sequence ATGAGCGAATCATTCCAACACATTTCAGTTTTACTTAATGAGTCTATCGATGGCTTAGCCATCAAGCCGGATGGCGTATATATCGATGGCACATTTGGTCGAGGTGGGCATAGCCGCACAATTCTTTCAAAGTTGGGCGAAAATGGTCGTCTTTATAGTATTGACCGAGACCCTCAAGCCATCGCAGAGGCGGGTAAAATTGACGATCCTCGTTTTACTATTATTCACGGCCCATTCTCTGGCATGGCAGAGTATGCACAGCAATATGGCTTAGTGGGCAAGGTTGATGGTGTGTTACTTGATCTTGGTGTGTCTTCACCTCAGCTAGATGATGCAGAGCGTGGTTTCAGCTTTATGAAAGATGGCCCGCTTGATATGCGTATGGACCCTACATCGGGCATTTCAGTGGCTCAATGGCTGATGGAAGCTGATCTTGATGACATCACTTGGGTGATTCGTGAATTTGGTGAGGATAAGCACGCACGCCGCATTGCTAAGGCAATCGTCGCGTACCGTGAAAATGAAGAGAACGAACCGCTCACGAGAACTGGGCAGCTGGCAAAACTGATTTCGGATGCCGCTCCAAAGAGTTTTAAAGAGAAGAAGCACCCAGCAACACGTGCATTCCAAGCGTTCCGTATTTACATCAACAGTGAGCTGGAAGAGATCGATACCGCTCTGAAGGGGGCTGCGAGCATTTTGGCTCCACAAGGCCGCCTTTCGGTGATTAGCTTCCACTCGTTAGAAGATCGAATGGTTAAGCGTTTTATCCGTAAAGAGAGTCGTGGACCAGAGGTACCACACGGCATTCCAATGACAGAAGCACAAATCAGTGCTCTGGGTAGTGCCAACCTAAAAGCAGCAAGTAAAGCGATTAAACCATCCAAAGAAGAAGTGGAGATGAACCCACGCTCTCGTAGTTCGGTTCTTCGCTTAGCGGAAAAACTCTAA
- the rsmI gene encoding 16S rRNA (cytidine(1402)-2'-O)-methyltransferase: MTNSKTIPNDLPTLYIVPTPIGNLADITQRAIDVLSSVDLIAAEDTRHTGKLLSHFGINTKTYPLHDHNEQQKAQALVDKLQQGKSIALVSDAGTPLISDPGYHLVNQCRQADVRVVPLPGACAVITALSASGLPSDRFSFEGFLPAKSKGRKDKFLEIAKAERTCIFYESPHRILDSLDDMLAILGPEREVAIARELTKTFETIRNMPLGELVEWVRSDENQQRGEMVLLVHGYREEASDTIPDEVTRMLTILVKELPLKKAAALCAEIYNLKKNALYKWGLENLSN, from the coding sequence ATGACCAACAGTAAAACAATCCCTAACGACCTTCCTACGCTCTATATTGTACCAACTCCGATTGGTAATCTAGCGGATATCACACAACGAGCTATCGATGTGCTCTCTTCTGTGGATCTGATCGCGGCGGAAGATACACGCCACACAGGTAAATTATTGTCTCACTTTGGTATTAATACCAAAACTTATCCGCTCCATGATCACAATGAGCAGCAGAAAGCGCAAGCGCTTGTTGATAAGTTGCAACAAGGAAAGTCGATTGCGTTAGTGTCTGATGCAGGTACTCCGTTAATCAGTGATCCAGGATACCACTTAGTTAATCAGTGTCGTCAGGCCGATGTTAGAGTTGTGCCATTGCCAGGGGCTTGCGCGGTGATTACGGCATTGAGTGCATCGGGATTACCATCGGATCGGTTTAGCTTTGAAGGTTTTCTGCCAGCGAAAAGCAAAGGACGCAAAGATAAGTTCCTAGAAATTGCTAAAGCAGAGCGCACCTGTATTTTCTATGAATCGCCACATCGTATTCTCGACTCTTTAGATGACATGCTCGCTATCTTAGGGCCAGAGCGTGAAGTCGCTATTGCACGCGAGCTGACAAAAACGTTTGAGACGATTCGAAACATGCCACTAGGTGAGCTTGTTGAATGGGTACGCAGTGACGAAAACCAACAGCGTGGAGAAATGGTGTTGCTGGTGCACGGCTACCGCGAAGAAGCGAGCGATACCATTCCTGATGAAGTGACTCGAATGCTGACGATCTTGGTCAAAGAGTTGCCGCTTAAAAAAGCAGCAGCATTGTGCGCTGAAATCTATAACTTGAAGAAAAATGCTCTCTACAAGTGGGGCCTGGAAAACCTGAGTAATTAA
- a CDS encoding penicillin-binding protein activator, protein MAKKNHKKWSVPRLLTPVALAMTIAACSSTPQVPDSVDITQDPVQDSQTYLIRADSTQDSLQADWLIMALKAAIKEGDDDLASRLITRIQRLSLSPIQQAEWQLSRADLYRQLGEYSTAISGLNFQPNWDLPAEQWEEYYELRADLFEQQSSYFNANRELVAMAQYAPASSQQLLSERIWSNFAQYDGNQLNRLAVNQNEAVLAGWLDLARIFKTQQGNIAGLKSTLDNWMDANSQHPAAFYTPKAITEILALEISLPSKTALLLPLSGKYKGQSELIREGFILAMMNDDNRDPDSHLIVIDTTDISSQDLKSQIIDNQVDFIVGPLKKSSVEMLQEIQGSLPTPIPTLALNIPEDIETGYGTCYLALSPEQEVAQAAKYLAEEGYQFPLILAPNNNLGKRVTKAFQEEWAQQATTPAAVDLFANKNQLQRNINNVFGLQQSQQRIAQMSTILGTELETQARSRRDIDSVYIVADSSDLTLIKPFIEVAINPDTTPPKLFSSSRSNSSSKQYEDLTGVIFSDIPLLIQPDQDLKAQMDNLWPSGSKAQRRLQALGMDAYLLMLDLPQMKVVPETRIDGNTGRLSINEQCVVEREISWAEYGTF, encoded by the coding sequence ATGGCAAAAAAGAATCATAAAAAATGGAGTGTACCACGCTTACTCACTCCTGTAGCACTCGCAATGACGATTGCGGCTTGTTCATCGACCCCTCAGGTGCCTGATAGCGTCGACATTACCCAAGATCCTGTTCAAGATTCTCAAACCTACCTTATTCGTGCCGATAGCACGCAGGATAGTCTTCAAGCCGACTGGTTGATCATGGCCCTCAAAGCTGCGATTAAAGAAGGTGATGATGACCTGGCCTCACGCTTAATCACGCGTATTCAGCGCCTCTCGTTGTCGCCAATTCAGCAAGCTGAATGGCAACTAAGCCGCGCCGACTTATACCGACAACTTGGCGAATATTCCACCGCCATCAGTGGTTTGAACTTCCAGCCTAACTGGGATCTACCAGCAGAGCAGTGGGAAGAGTATTACGAACTGCGTGCAGACCTGTTTGAGCAGCAATCAAGTTACTTCAATGCCAATCGTGAACTCGTTGCGATGGCGCAATACGCTCCGGCTTCTAGCCAGCAACTGCTCAGTGAGCGAATTTGGAGTAACTTTGCGCAGTACGATGGCAACCAGCTCAACCGTTTAGCCGTCAACCAGAATGAAGCTGTTTTAGCTGGCTGGCTGGATCTCGCAAGAATCTTCAAAACACAGCAAGGTAATATTGCCGGCTTGAAGAGCACCTTAGACAATTGGATGGACGCCAACTCTCAGCACCCAGCCGCTTTTTATACGCCCAAAGCGATTACTGAGATATTAGCTTTAGAGATCAGCCTGCCATCGAAGACAGCCTTGCTACTGCCTCTTAGTGGCAAATACAAAGGTCAGTCAGAGTTGATTCGTGAAGGTTTTATTCTTGCGATGATGAATGATGACAATCGCGATCCTGACAGTCACCTTATTGTGATTGATACGACCGATATCTCAAGCCAAGACCTCAAGAGCCAGATCATCGACAACCAAGTTGATTTTATTGTCGGCCCACTGAAAAAAAGCAGTGTCGAGATGCTCCAAGAGATACAAGGCAGCTTACCTACGCCAATTCCAACGCTGGCGCTCAACATCCCAGAAGACATTGAGACGGGGTACGGCACTTGTTACTTAGCTCTATCACCAGAGCAAGAGGTTGCCCAGGCAGCAAAATACCTAGCAGAGGAAGGCTATCAATTCCCGCTGATTTTGGCGCCAAACAACAATCTGGGTAAACGTGTGACCAAAGCCTTCCAAGAGGAGTGGGCGCAGCAGGCAACAACACCCGCTGCAGTCGATTTATTTGCCAATAAGAATCAGCTACAACGTAATATCAATAATGTGTTTGGTTTGCAGCAAAGCCAACAGCGTATCGCGCAAATGTCGACGATTCTAGGCACCGAGTTAGAGACCCAAGCCCGTAGCCGACGTGATATAGACTCGGTTTATATCGTTGCTGATAGCTCTGATTTGACCTTAATCAAGCCATTTATAGAGGTTGCGATCAACCCTGACACCACACCACCTAAGCTGTTTTCAAGCTCACGCAGTAATAGTAGCTCGAAGCAGTATGAAGACCTTACCGGCGTGATCTTTAGTGATATTCCTCTGCTGATTCAACCTGATCAAGATCTCAAGGCTCAGATGGATAACCTTTGGCCAAGCGGTTCCAAAGCGCAACGTCGCTTACAAGCATTGGGAATGGACGCGTACCTGTTGATGCTGGATTTACCACAAATGAAGGTGGTGCCTGAAACGCGCATAGATGGCAATACTGGTCGCTTGAGCATCAATGAGCAATGTGTCGTTGAACGTGAAATCAGCTGGGCGGAGTATGGGACTTTTTAG
- a CDS encoding YraN family protein, protein MGLFSRTKLASRSASTATNNKQSGHHYETLALQHLQRQGMTLISRNFSAKCGEIDLIMRDSETIVFIEVKYRQHAQYGHAAEAVTPKKARRVMKTAQVWLAKNNLSVHNTDMRFDVVALHKQGQQVEWIKSALTEIY, encoded by the coding sequence ATGGGACTTTTTAGTCGGACGAAGCTGGCCTCTCGGTCAGCATCAACAGCCACTAATAACAAACAATCCGGACACCACTACGAAACCTTGGCGTTGCAGCATCTGCAACGCCAAGGGATGACACTCATCTCACGCAACTTTAGTGCAAAATGTGGCGAGATCGACCTTATTATGCGTGATAGTGAAACTATTGTGTTTATTGAGGTAAAATACCGTCAACATGCCCAATACGGTCACGCCGCTGAAGCTGTGACGCCCAAAAAAGCTCGGCGCGTCATGAAAACAGCCCAAGTTTGGCTTGCCAAGAACAACCTATCCGTTCACAACACCGATATGCGGTTTGATGTTGTTGCCTTACATAAACAAGGCCAACAGGTTGAATGGATTAAGAGTGCACTAACTGAAATATATTAG
- a CDS encoding phosphoheptose isomerase: MLDSIKDSFTESIQIQIAAAEALPDAIMHAAQAVVTSLLNGNKILCCGNGGSSANAQLFTSCLVNRFETERPSLPAIALTADNTTLTAVANDYHYDEIFSKQVRAFGQTGDILLAISTSGNSKNIIKAMEAAVTRDMTIIAFTGKDGGEMAGLLGENDVEIRIPSHRTARIHEVHMVTLHCLCDLVDQVLFPAHEE, encoded by the coding sequence ATGCTAGACAGCATTAAAGACAGCTTCACCGAGAGTATTCAAATTCAAATCGCCGCAGCAGAAGCACTACCCGATGCGATAATGCACGCCGCTCAGGCCGTGGTCACTAGCCTACTCAACGGCAACAAGATCCTTTGTTGTGGTAATGGCGGATCATCCGCCAATGCCCAGCTGTTCACCTCTTGTTTAGTTAATCGCTTTGAAACTGAACGTCCTAGCCTACCTGCAATCGCATTAACCGCAGACAATACGACCTTAACCGCGGTAGCAAACGACTACCACTACGACGAGATTTTCTCAAAGCAGGTTCGTGCATTTGGTCAAACTGGCGATATCTTGCTAGCCATCTCAACCAGTGGTAACAGCAAAAATATCATCAAAGCGATGGAAGCAGCCGTCACTCGCGATATGACTATCATCGCCTTTACAGGCAAAGATGGCGGTGAAATGGCTGGCTTACTGGGCGAAAATGATGTTGAAATCCGTATTCCATCCCACCGAACAGCGCGCATCCATGAGGTTCATATGGTGACGCTGCACTGCTTATGTGACTTGGTGGATCAAGTTCTATTTCCAGCCCATGAAGAGTAA
- a CDS encoding BON domain-containing protein encodes MKLFKLLATAALTISLTGCAGLFLAGAATTATIVTDTRSTSEMWRDNNIEFEVASITSKTPYVDNVRVTSSAYKGIVVLMGQTNDETLMAELIDDVKEIEGVTDVYDQVRQREPLSVSGISRDSWITTKVKSALLTEKELNGVKVKVITEDEEVFLLGYVSHHHADIATDVARNISGVKKVVRAFQYGD; translated from the coding sequence ATGAAGTTATTTAAACTCTTAGCTACCGCAGCGCTAACCATCAGCCTAACAGGATGTGCAGGTTTGTTTCTCGCTGGCGCAGCAACCACTGCAACAATTGTGACAGACACACGCTCGACTTCTGAAATGTGGCGTGACAACAACATTGAGTTTGAAGTGGCGTCAATCACCAGCAAAACACCGTATGTGGATAATGTACGAGTAACAAGCAGTGCTTATAAAGGCATTGTTGTGCTGATGGGTCAAACCAACGATGAAACCCTAATGGCAGAGCTTATCGACGACGTGAAAGAGATTGAGGGCGTGACAGATGTCTATGACCAAGTTCGTCAACGTGAGCCCCTTTCAGTTTCTGGTATTAGCCGTGATAGTTGGATAACCACCAAGGTAAAGTCTGCCTTATTGACAGAAAAAGAGTTAAATGGCGTCAAAGTTAAAGTCATCACCGAAGACGAAGAGGTCTTTTTACTTGGCTACGTCTCTCATCACCATGCAGATATCGCGACCGACGTGGCGAGAAATATCTCCGGCGTAAAGAAGGTTGTGCGAGCTTTTCAATACGGTGACTAG
- the sspB gene encoding ClpXP protease specificity-enhancing factor translates to MDVSNMTPRRPYLLRAFYEWLVDNDLTPHLVVDATMSGVRVPMEFVQDGQIILNVAPRAVGNLELGNEAIMFNARFSGRPHSVIVPLYAVQAIYARENGAGTMFEPEEAYMGSIEEEDFESTEAIADESTEGGEHLSVASETQAESEASDSEPTPRPKGKPSLRVVK, encoded by the coding sequence ATGGACGTATCTAACATGACACCAAGACGCCCATACCTGTTAAGGGCGTTCTATGAGTGGCTGGTTGATAATGATTTAACGCCACACCTTGTTGTTGATGCAACGATGAGTGGTGTGCGTGTGCCGATGGAGTTTGTTCAGGATGGTCAGATTATCTTGAATGTAGCTCCTCGTGCGGTGGGTAACTTAGAGCTTGGCAACGAAGCGATCATGTTTAATGCTCGTTTTAGTGGCCGTCCTCACTCTGTGATTGTGCCACTTTATGCTGTTCAAGCGATCTATGCTCGTGAGAACGGTGCAGGCACCATGTTTGAGCCTGAAGAGGCCTACATGGGAAGCATTGAAGAAGAAGACTTTGAGTCAACTGAGGCTATCGCTGATGAATCGACTGAAGGTGGTGAGCACTTGTCAGTCGCTTCTGAAACGCAAGCTGAATCAGAGGCTTCAGATTCAGAACCAACACCCCGCCCGAAAGGCAAACCAAGTTTACGAGTGGTTAAGTAA
- the sspA gene encoding stringent starvation protein SspA codes for MAVAANKRSVMTLFSSASDLYSHQVRIVLAEKGVSVEVELVDENNLPAELAELNPYKTVPTLVDRELALYDSKIIMEYLDERFPHPPLMPVYPVARGSSRLMIYRIERNWYSLAEKVIKGNAEEAEAARNKLRNDLLTLGPIFAEYEYFMSEEFSLIDCYLAPLLWRLPSMGIELSGPGSKEIKVYMNRVFERDSFLASLTEAEREMRLTR; via the coding sequence ATGGCTGTAGCTGCCAATAAACGTTCTGTGATGACGCTATTTTCAAGTGCATCTGATTTGTATAGCCATCAGGTTCGTATCGTTCTAGCTGAGAAAGGCGTTAGTGTAGAAGTCGAGCTGGTAGATGAAAACAACCTTCCTGCAGAGCTAGCTGAGCTAAACCCATACAAAACAGTCCCAACACTAGTGGACCGTGAACTGGCTCTGTACGATTCTAAAATTATTATGGAATACCTTGATGAGCGTTTCCCTCATCCGCCACTAATGCCTGTTTACCCTGTTGCTCGTGGTAGCAGCCGTCTAATGATCTACCGCATTGAGCGCAACTGGTACTCTCTCGCAGAGAAAGTGATCAAAGGTAATGCTGAAGAAGCAGAAGCAGCACGTAATAAACTGCGCAACGACCTACTAACTCTGGGTCCTATCTTTGCAGAATACGAGTACTTCATGAGTGAAGAGTTCAGCCTAATTGATTGCTACCTAGCACCACTATTGTGGCGTCTACCATCAATGGGTATCGAGCTTTCTGGCCCAGGTTCAAAAGAGATCAAGGTTTACATGAACCGCGTATTCGAGCGTGACTCATTCCTAGCATCTTTGACTGAAGCAGAGCGTGAAATGCGCCTGACTCGTTAA
- a CDS encoding cytochrome c1: MKKWILVLFAMLPSLAMAAAVSVPLDKANNDMSDQASLQNGAKLFMNYCFGCHAAEYQRYERVADDLGIPHDLMKENLMFDPEAKIGDLMTNAIPQTSAAAWFGAPPPDLTLVARVRGTDWLYTYLRAFYKDDSRPFGVNNYVFPSVGMPHVLEELQGIPEPIYATKVVDGEEKQTVVGVKADGTGELNQEEYDNAVRDLVNFLEYSGDPVKLERHALGWWVMGFLVIFTIIVVLLKKEYWRDVH; this comes from the coding sequence ATGAAAAAATGGATTTTAGTTTTATTTGCAATGCTGCCTTCATTGGCGATGGCAGCGGCGGTGAGTGTTCCGTTAGACAAAGCCAACAATGACATGTCTGATCAAGCATCACTGCAAAATGGTGCCAAGTTGTTCATGAACTACTGTTTCGGATGTCATGCAGCTGAATATCAACGTTATGAGCGTGTGGCTGATGATTTAGGTATTCCTCATGACCTGATGAAAGAGAATTTGATGTTTGATCCAGAAGCCAAAATTGGCGACTTGATGACTAACGCGATTCCTCAAACATCCGCGGCTGCTTGGTTTGGTGCTCCACCACCAGACTTGACGTTAGTTGCTCGTGTACGTGGTACAGACTGGCTCTACACCTACTTGCGCGCGTTCTATAAAGATGATTCTCGTCCGTTTGGTGTCAACAACTATGTGTTCCCAAGCGTCGGTATGCCACATGTGCTTGAAGAGCTGCAAGGTATCCCAGAGCCTATTTACGCAACTAAAGTTGTTGATGGCGAAGAGAAACAAACGGTAGTGGGCGTGAAAGCCGATGGCACTGGTGAACTGAATCAAGAAGAGTATGACAATGCGGTTCGTGATTTGGTGAACTTCCTTGAATATTCCGGAGATCCAGTGAAACTAGAGCGTCATGCACTTGGTTGGTGGGTGATGGGTTTCCTTGTCATCTTCACTATCATTGTTGTGTTACTGAAGAAAGAATATTGGCGTGATGTGCACTAA
- a CDS encoding cytochrome b, producing MQALLDWVEKRLPAMNAYKKHLSEYPMPKNFNFWYLFGSLAMLVLVNQILTGIWLTMNYVPSGEGAFASIEYIMRDVEYGWLLRYMHSTGASAFFVVVYLHMFRGLIYGSYQKPRELLWLFGMLIFLVLMAEAFMGYLLPWGQMSYWGAQVIISLFGAIPVIGDDLTLWIRGDYVISGATLNRFFALHVIALPIVLLLLVVLHILALHEVGSNNPDGIETKLPKGSMGSDYEPQFKFHESYTKKYDIIDSIPFHPYGTVKDLIGVAGFLFFFCYVLFFNPEMGGFFLEPPNFEAANPLKTPEHIAPVWYFTPFYAILRAVPDKLIGVVAMGASIVVLFLLPWLDRCKVRSYRYRSKLHLINIVQFTICFIALGILGALPATPLYTILARIFSLGYFMFFVLLFFYSKNEATKPLPERVTFK from the coding sequence ATGCAAGCACTACTAGATTGGGTTGAGAAACGCTTACCCGCGATGAATGCGTACAAGAAGCACCTGTCAGAGTACCCGATGCCGAAGAACTTCAACTTCTGGTATCTGTTTGGTTCTCTGGCAATGTTAGTACTTGTTAACCAGATCCTTACCGGTATCTGGCTAACCATGAACTATGTACCGTCTGGCGAAGGGGCGTTTGCTTCTATTGAATACATCATGCGTGATGTAGAGTATGGATGGTTATTACGCTACATGCACTCAACAGGCGCATCCGCATTTTTTGTTGTTGTGTATCTGCACATGTTCCGTGGCTTAATTTACGGATCGTATCAGAAACCACGTGAGCTGTTATGGCTGTTTGGTATGCTGATTTTCCTCGTGCTGATGGCGGAAGCTTTCATGGGCTACTTGCTGCCTTGGGGGCAAATGTCTTACTGGGGTGCTCAGGTTATTATCTCGCTATTTGGCGCGATTCCGGTGATTGGTGATGACCTAACACTTTGGATTCGCGGAGATTATGTTATCTCTGGTGCTACGCTGAACCGATTCTTTGCTCTGCACGTGATAGCCTTGCCGATTGTATTGCTGCTACTGGTTGTATTGCACATTTTGGCGCTACATGAGGTGGGATCTAATAACCCAGATGGTATCGAAACCAAGTTGCCGAAAGGGTCGATGGGTTCGGATTATGAACCGCAGTTTAAGTTCCACGAGTCTTACACTAAAAAGTACGACATTATTGATTCGATTCCATTCCACCCTTACGGAACAGTGAAAGATCTTATTGGTGTCGCAGGCTTCTTGTTCTTCTTCTGTTATGTGTTGTTCTTTAACCCAGAGATGGGCGGCTTCTTCCTTGAACCACCTAACTTTGAGGCCGCTAACCCATTGAAAACACCTGAGCATATTGCACCTGTTTGGTACTTCACGCCGTTTTACGCGATTCTACGTGCGGTTCCCGATAAGTTGATTGGTGTTGTTGCGATGGGGGCTTCGATTGTGGTGTTGTTCCTACTCCCATGGTTGGATCGTTGTAAGGTTCGTTCATATCGTTACCGCAGCAAATTGCATCTGATTAACATTGTTCAGTTTACTATTTGTTTTATTGCCTTGGGTATCTTAGGTGCGTTACCAGCAACACCGCTGTACACCATTCTGGCTCGTATCTTCAGCTTGGGATACTTCATGTTCTTCGTGCTGCTGTTCTTCTACAGTAAAAACGAAGCGACCAAACCACTACCAGAAAGGGTAACATTCAAATGA